The genomic DNA CCCTGTGGACTTTGCAGGCAAAAAGCATCAGAATTTACCGAAGATAACGATTTGAAAATAATTTCGGTCAATTTGGATTCAGAATCTAATATTTCAAAAATCTACGAAACAAGCCTATCCGAATTGTTGCCGAATCGTTTTACTTCCGATAATTTCTTGAATCATTAGATTGGGAATAGCAAATAGGGGATAGTTTCGAGTCAATTTTTGTTGATGTAATCTTCTTTTATAACTTGCTTGGGTGGCTCTTTGACTTCATTTTCGATAGTATTTTTAATATTATTGACAGGTTTTTGAACTTCTCGACTGATTTCGGTAACTTGCTCGGAGAATTGCCGTTGAGCATTCTTCATTTCGTTTATACCACGTTTTATCATTTGGGCAAACTCGGGTAATTTCTTGGGTCCGAATAAAATCAGAACCGCAAGAATGATTAGTAATAATTCACCCCCACCAACATCAAACATAGATTTAACCTGCTAATTGATATAAATAATTGATAAAACTTATTTATCCAACTTGTTGTCGGTTGGGTCATTCGTAATATCGTTAGATGCTTTTTTAAATTCTTTTATACCACTTCCAAGCCCTTTCATAAGCTCAGGAATTTTTTTTGCACCGAACAATAGCAAAATTGCCAACAAAATGAGAACCCATTCCATACCACCGGGCATACCGAACATTATTAGGTTCATGATAGACTCCTTGCAATTGATTTAAAAATACTAATACCGTCATCACAGCCGAGTTGCTTGTCACTATATCTTTCGGGATGCGGCATCATACCCAAAATATTTCCATTTTTGCTAATAATCCCGGCTATATTATTGACTGAACCGTTTGGATTATATTGCTTTTCGATAATACCGTCAGGTGAACTGTATTTGAAAACAATCAAATTTTCATCTTCGAGCATTTTCAATGTATCGGCATCTGCGTAATAATTTCCTTCGCCATGTGCGATTGGAATATTAATCACATCACCCTTTTGATAAGCAGAAGTAAAGGCTGAATCATTTGAAATCACTTTTAGATTTGTATCTTTGCAAATGAAATTCAAATTTTCGTTCTTTAGTAAAGCACCGGGCAACATTCCGGTTTCGGTAAGGATTTGAAATCCGTTACAAATGCCAACGACGTATTTGCCGCTTTCGCCGAATTTTTTGACTTCTTTCATCAATGGTGAAAACTGTGCAATAGCACCACATCTCAGATAATCGCCGTAGGAAAATCCACCCGGCAAAATTATGCATTCAATGTCATCGGGAATCAAAGTATCTTTGTGCCATAGATATTGTGCACCAAATCCGGCATTCACCGAAGCCGCATGATATGCATCATGGTCACAATTTGAACCCGGGAAAACTACAATGCCAAACTTCATTTCTATTCCGCCTTAGTGATTTCGATGGAATAGTCTTCAATTATCGGATTTGCGATAATTTGTTTGCATGCGTTTTCAATCTGATTTTGTGCCGCAGTTTCGCTTTCAGCTTTTATTTCCAGAGTGACGAATTTTCCGATTCGCACCGCACTCATAGTTTCAAATCCGATTGAATGTAATGCGTGCTCGACAGTTTTGCCTTGAACGTCGAGAATGCCTTCGCGAAGTGTGATTTTGATGTTTGCTTTATACTTGTTCATTTACTTGAAATTTTAATATAACTAATCTTCAAAAATACGAAAAAAAAGCCGTATTTACTAAATTTACTAATTTGCTTAATTCTCTTCTGCGTCATCAATTTCCTCTTCCGGTTCTACGTCCATTTGGAAAAATCTGATGAGATGTCTGATAGCACTTGCGACAATGTAGAATACCATAAATGGGAATACGAAAATCCCCTTACTTATTACAGATGCAATCATACCAATAGCAAAAATAATTGATACCACAGGTCTTTCGCGGAATGACTTCTTATTTGGTCGCGGAATATTGTCGAATCTGATATCAGAAATCATTGCATAGGCAACAAAAATCACCAATGCAAAAGTTGCTATTACAGTCATTGATTCGGAAATGTAATTATTAGGGAGAATAAAAATTATGTATGAAACGATTGTCAAAGCCGCTGATGGTATAGGCAAACCTTTGAAGTATTGTTTGTCCTCAATCATGTCAGTCAATTGAATATTGAACCTTGCTAAGCGAGATGCCCCCGCTAATGCAGGCAAAGCAGCGAATAAAATCCCAATTTCGTTGTAATTGACGAAGAATACTTGGTAAAGCATAAACGAAGGTGCTACACCAAATGAAACTACGTCACATAGCGAGTCAAGTTCAGCTCCAAATTCGCTTGTAGCATTGATGAGCCTTGCCATCACACCGTCAAGCATATCAAAAATTGCAGCAATTAATATAAATAATGCACCCTTTTCGATATCGCCTTTTGATATGTAAACGATAGCGGAAAAGCCTGCATATAAATTGACTAAAGTCAATAAATTTGGGACTAAAGATTTAGTGATTCTTAGTTTTGCCATTTCAGCTTGTTATTCATTAATTTGTTTCATTCTACCTAAAATTGTTTCACCGGCTATGACTTTGTCGTTAACTTTTACGAAAAATTCACAATCCAATGGCACAAATATATCCATTCTCGAGCCAAATTTCATCATTCCGAATCTATCTCCTACCACAACGCTATCTTTGACTTTGACATCGCATACAATTCGTCGTGCCAAAATGCCCACAATTTGCTTATACATCACTTTGCCATGACGAGTCAAAACCCCGATTTTGGAGTGCTCGTTCAGTTCTGATGATTTCGGATGATATGCTACTAAATACTCTCCGGGAACGTATTGATAGTATTCTACAATTCCGGTTACGGGATTGCGGTTTACATGCACATCAATCGGCGAGAGGAAAATGCTCAATCGTTTTGCTCGTTGCTTCAAATAATCATTTTCATCCACTTCGATTATTTCTACCACTTCGCCATCCGCAGGAGCTATAATGTAAGTATCATCATTGATTGCTACCATTGGCAATGTTCTATCAGGGTCTCTGAAGAAAATGAACACCAATACAATTATGGCGGCTCCAATGATATAAAGTGGAATGCTTAGAAATAATTTATCAACATAATAGCCGATTGCCAAAATTAGCACTCCGGCAATAAGCATGATTACTATGTTATCAGTTCCGTATTTAGTGAGCATCTGTATTCCTGAAAATGTTGAAAACTTTTTTCTTATATTTTTTTAATCTATACTAATTTTGTATTTTGACAAAATAATTATGCAAAATAATAAAATGTTAAGTCATATCATAAATTTGGGGAAAAATCATGAAATTTCGTGCATCATTGATTGAATTTCAGCAGGCTTTATCAAAAACTTTGCCTGCGATTCCGCGTAAAGCTACAATTCCGATATTGGAACATCTATATTTTTCAATAGAGGATAATACTTTAAGTATAATAGGTACAGACCAGAATATTACCATCATGACTTCAATCAAAGTTGATGCTGAAGACGAAGGAAAAGTTCTTGTTCCGGCTAAAATGTTAGACGATTTGGTAAAAACTTTAGGGCA from Candidatus Kapaibacterium sp. includes the following:
- a CDS encoding twin-arginine translocase TatA/TatE family subunit; this translates as MFDVGGGELLLIILAVLILFGPKKLPEFAQMIKRGINEMKNAQRQFSEQVTEISREVQKPVNNIKNTIENEVKEPPKQVIKEDYINKN
- a CDS encoding twin-arginine translocase TatA/TatE family subunit; amino-acid sequence: MNLIMFGMPGGMEWVLILLAILLLFGAKKIPELMKGLGSGIKEFKKASNDITNDPTDNKLDK
- the purQ gene encoding phosphoribosylformylglycinamidine synthase subunit PurQ — its product is MKFGIVVFPGSNCDHDAYHAASVNAGFGAQYLWHKDTLIPDDIECIILPGGFSYGDYLRCGAIAQFSPLMKEVKKFGESGKYVVGICNGFQILTETGMLPGALLKNENLNFICKDTNLKVISNDSAFTSAYQKGDVINIPIAHGEGNYYADADTLKMLEDENLIVFKYSSPDGIIEKQYNPNGSVNNIAGIISKNGNILGMMPHPERYSDKQLGCDDGISIFKSIARSLS
- the purS gene encoding phosphoribosylformylglycinamidine synthase subunit PurS, encoding MNKYKANIKITLREGILDVQGKTVEHALHSIGFETMSAVRIGKFVTLEIKAESETAAQNQIENACKQIIANPIIEDYSIEITKAE
- the pssA gene encoding CDP-diacylglycerol--serine O-phosphatidyltransferase, producing MAKLRITKSLVPNLLTLVNLYAGFSAIVYISKGDIEKGALFILIAAIFDMLDGVMARLINATSEFGAELDSLCDVVSFGVAPSFMLYQVFFVNYNEIGILFAALPALAGASRLARFNIQLTDMIEDKQYFKGLPIPSAALTIVSYIIFILPNNYISESMTVIATFALVIFVAYAMISDIRFDNIPRPNKKSFRERPVVSIIFAIGMIASVISKGIFVFPFMVFYIVASAIRHLIRFFQMDVEPEEEIDDAEEN
- a CDS encoding phosphatidylserine decarboxylase family protein, which gives rise to MLTKYGTDNIVIMLIAGVLILAIGYYVDKLFLSIPLYIIGAAIIVLVFIFFRDPDRTLPMVAINDDTYIIAPADGEVVEIIEVDENDYLKQRAKRLSIFLSPIDVHVNRNPVTGIVEYYQYVPGEYLVAYHPKSSELNEHSKIGVLTRHGKVMYKQIVGILARRIVCDVKVKDSVVVGDRFGMMKFGSRMDIFVPLDCEFFVKVNDKVIAGETILGRMKQINE